A genomic window from Bdellovibrio sp. SKB1291214 includes:
- a CDS encoding glycoside hydrolase family 13 protein produces the protein MSHAVQPKKIWWKESVVYQVYPRSFKDSNGDGIGDLQGLISKLDYLKHLGIDVIWICPMFKSPMDDNGYDISDYQAIHDEFGTMEDFDQLLKGCHDRGIRLILDLVVNHTSDEHPWFIESRSSKDNPKRDWYIWRDGKNGKEPNNWESIFSGSAWKYDELTQQWFMHVFSARQPDLNWENHDMRKAVYEMICWWLDRGIDGFRIDAFTHTRKEPGLADMPNPENFEYVPSYPKHMNVPGVLEYVQDLSQNTFQKYDCMTVGEANGVNAEHAAEWVGETKGRFNMVIQFEHVGLWDTNPDQRFNMKELKRVFANWQKGLEGIGWNALFVENHDVPRINSKWGDNKHHWHESSTAIATMYFMMQGTPFIYQGQEIGMTNTHFNGPEDFNDVSAKNYFVVKRKEGMTDAEITAELNHTSRDNARTPMQWDSSHNAGFSTGTPWLKVNPNHKHINVAAQLDDQNSIFNYYRRMIRLRRQHEGLIYGSFDMVAPHHKEVFAYTRTYGSEKFFIISNMTKKTVHVEIGPIHLRPEGLLMANMEVTDHGMEHNLHLKPFEARIYKI, from the coding sequence CCAAAGAAAATTTGGTGGAAAGAATCCGTAGTATATCAAGTTTACCCACGCTCTTTTAAAGATTCCAATGGTGATGGAATTGGTGATTTGCAGGGTTTGATTTCTAAGCTTGATTATTTAAAGCATTTGGGGATCGATGTTATCTGGATCTGCCCTATGTTTAAGTCCCCGATGGACGACAACGGTTATGACATCAGTGACTATCAAGCGATTCACGACGAGTTCGGAACAATGGAAGATTTCGATCAGCTGTTGAAGGGCTGTCACGATCGCGGCATCCGCTTGATCTTGGATTTGGTTGTTAACCATACAAGCGATGAACATCCGTGGTTTATTGAATCGCGCTCTTCGAAAGACAATCCTAAACGCGACTGGTACATCTGGCGCGATGGTAAGAATGGCAAAGAGCCCAACAACTGGGAAAGCATTTTCAGCGGTTCTGCATGGAAATACGATGAACTGACTCAACAGTGGTTTATGCACGTATTTTCCGCAAGACAGCCTGACTTGAACTGGGAAAACCATGACATGCGTAAAGCTGTTTACGAAATGATCTGCTGGTGGTTGGACCGTGGTATCGATGGTTTCCGTATTGATGCCTTCACTCACACTCGTAAAGAGCCTGGTTTGGCAGACATGCCGAATCCAGAAAACTTCGAATATGTTCCTTCATATCCTAAACACATGAACGTTCCGGGAGTTCTGGAATACGTTCAAGATCTTTCACAGAATACTTTTCAAAAGTATGACTGCATGACCGTGGGCGAAGCTAACGGTGTGAATGCGGAACACGCGGCAGAGTGGGTGGGCGAAACAAAGGGTCGCTTTAACATGGTGATTCAGTTTGAACATGTGGGCTTGTGGGATACGAACCCCGATCAGCGCTTCAACATGAAAGAATTAAAGCGTGTGTTCGCGAACTGGCAAAAGGGCTTAGAGGGAATTGGTTGGAATGCGTTGTTCGTGGAAAACCACGATGTGCCTCGTATTAACTCGAAGTGGGGTGATAATAAGCATCACTGGCACGAGAGCAGCACCGCTATAGCGACGATGTATTTCATGATGCAAGGGACTCCTTTCATCTATCAGGGGCAAGAGATCGGTATGACAAATACTCATTTCAATGGTCCTGAAGACTTTAACGACGTTTCAGCGAAAAACTATTTTGTCGTTAAACGCAAAGAGGGTATGACCGATGCTGAAATCACGGCGGAGTTAAATCATACTTCGCGTGACAATGCTCGCACACCGATGCAATGGGATTCTTCGCACAATGCGGGATTCAGCACGGGCACCCCGTGGTTGAAAGTAAATCCGAATCACAAGCACATCAACGTAGCAGCGCAGCTGGACGATCAAAATTCGATCTTTAACTATTACCGCCGCATGATTCGTTTGCGTCGTCAGCACGAGGGACTTATCTACGGATCTTTCGATATGGTAGCGCCTCACCACAAAGAAGTTTTCGCTTACACTCGTACTTATGGTTCGGAAAAATTCTTTATCATTTCCAATATGACTAAAAAGACAGTGCATGTGGAAATTGGCCCTATTCATTTACGTCCTGAGGGTTTGTTGATGGCAAATATGGAAGTGACAGACCATGGGATGGAACACAATCTGCACTTAAAACCTTTCGAAGCGCGTATTTATAAAATCTAA
- a CDS encoding alpha/beta fold hydrolase, with protein sequence MSTNVVFLPGFLCDDRLWTYQKEILAGTPCAFPDLRMAINLNQMLAAIHETFGSPLTLIGFSMGAYVAQVFATQFPHRVEQLVLIGTTGSPLTDVEVKIRIQTRNLLKKVAFGGISSKQLEHYLHPDAIKNEHIRNLILEMAASNNTEMYLNQMNATLDRKDLKMHLNSMKFPITLVGGAQDQIAPKEKLEAFNRAVPRSHLHMIEGSGHFIPLEKPQELNAIIKTALKLS encoded by the coding sequence ATGTCAACCAACGTGGTTTTCCTGCCGGGCTTTCTTTGTGATGATCGATTGTGGACGTACCAGAAAGAAATTTTGGCCGGCACCCCTTGCGCATTCCCCGATCTTCGCATGGCGATCAATCTTAATCAGATGCTTGCTGCCATCCATGAGACCTTTGGCTCACCACTCACACTGATCGGTTTTTCGATGGGTGCTTACGTCGCACAAGTTTTTGCGACACAATTTCCGCATCGTGTGGAACAATTGGTTTTAATTGGCACCACGGGTTCGCCGCTGACTGATGTCGAAGTGAAGATCCGAATTCAAACGCGCAATCTATTAAAAAAAGTGGCGTTCGGGGGAATCTCTAGCAAACAGCTTGAACACTATTTGCATCCAGATGCCATCAAAAACGAACACATCAGAAATTTGATTCTGGAAATGGCAGCAAGTAACAATACCGAAATGTATTTGAATCAGATGAATGCCACCTTAGATCGCAAAGATCTTAAGATGCATTTAAACTCGATGAAGTTTCCAATAACTTTAGTGGGCGGAGCTCAAGATCAAATTGCTCCGAAAGAAAAACTAGAGGCCTTTAACCGCGCCGTCCCTCGATCACATTTACATATGATCGAAGGATCGGGTCATTTCATTCCTTTAGAAAAACCCCAGGAACTCAACGCGATCATCAAGACCGCGCTAAAGCTGAGTTAG